A genome region from Leishmania mexicana MHOM/GT/2001/U1103 complete genome, chromosome 28 includes the following:
- a CDS encoding oxidoreductase-like protein, translated as MSDQVKPPRRNTAEDETPEDRAAEVPAEDEEEVPLCQDDTYDATLSLADREAKWGFSFSELQSAVKVVRVLFHNPALYVGDPYLSDSRLYTMITRDRKTKRENRDIFKAIMNGEKSRRKRYLRQQDIEAVRRTAMKRERDDALSALLLTGSEGANDNVAPLLLAERPKAPELNGSDQGEDSLKSGAAGTASAGDGSAAGNADTLSLSASEKEVLRLVGAFENLLRLEQALRGERVEGYEGDSATAGGTTARSAAAASSCVANPPVTGGEGDPSASSASFSRLKKLRTETDASAAVPAVELDWLVITQLTAQVYRYLPHPYGSQMPPPLFDGAGPADAVNSPLVMRSYVRGMKCYVAQRAAALVHLAKARAPPNTPNLPITSGGTESVPLRSLLASTLRDVIVRTPLVELQSIHGLRSLIENDDPSAASSQMMAAVDLPLDDLLRALELVLLEGASDERFCPVPATTDGDWEQDEGRARAQQQLCVAEQTLHCFIARRVYGSAKVRGCGPSPVLIQHRPPTSSSEEPEGYCIYDDVQRYAVEHHEDDAQLKLNKFIGCHICKVRYNRLHPYYYSMCHLCGEYNYNKRLMARDLRGKTVLLTGCRIKIGYAMALSLLRCGATVLGTTRFIHEAVARFQQEIDYDVWKDRLHLFSLDLRDMWVVTQFCAFVRQRYKKLFAIINNAAQTIARTPQYTEHLRNIELNPPATLQASIQDDECAAEWHNFFRHHTTVTVGQPLSIEYHPSMQPFLDTSQAACHDDASEEIHSKSAVALHVTGDRTLIFDRYDTQAEESDHREKNSWVMNLAEIQGSEAAEVMAINALSPFILNGRLKVCLTDREGDAVPGEPRFIINVSAMEGQFYRFKQTTHPHTNMAKAALNMMTRTSADDYAAEGIYMNSVDTGWITDESPKLKKDRRAEQFMLCPLDEVDAAARCLDLIFTNSRVYGMFYKDFKVIAW; from the coding sequence ATGTCAGATCAAGTCAAGCCGCCACGTCGAAACACAGCGGAGGACGAGACACCAGAGGACCGCGCCGCCGAGGTGCcggcggaggacgaggaggaggtgccacTCTGCCAGGATGACACTTACGATGCCACCCTCTCCCTGGCAGATCGCGAGGCTAAGTGGGGCTTCTCCTTCAGTGAACTGCAATCCGCCGTAAAGGTTGTTCGGGTGCTGTTTCACAATCCTGCCCTCTATGTCGGGGACCCCTACCTCTCTGACAGCCGCCTCTACACAATGATCACCCGTGACCGGAAGACGAAACGCGAGAACCGCGATATTTTCAAGGCAATCATGAATGGAGAGAAGAGTCGTCGCAAGCGCTACCTGCGCCAGCAGGACATcgaggcggtgcgccgcaCTGCCATGAAGCGCGAGCGCGATGATGCTCTGAGCGCACTGCTTCTCACGGGCAGCGAAGGGGCCAATGACAACGTAGCACCGCTTCTGCTAGCTGAGCGGCCGAAGGCGCCGGAGTTGAACGGCAGCGACCAAGGCGAAGACAGCTTGAAgagcggtgctgccggcaccgcctctgcAGGCGATGGCAGTGCGGCAGGTAATGCGGACACGCTGAGCCTCTCTGCATCGGAGAAAGAGGTGTTGCGGCTTGTTGGCGCCTTTGAGAACCTTCTGCGTCTGGAGCAGGCCCTTCGTGGAGAGCGGGTTGAGGGCTACGAAGGGGACAGCGCAACAGCAGGGGGAACTACTGCGcggtctgctgctgcggcatcATCATGTGTGGCGAACCCACCCGTCACcggcggagaaggcgatCCATCTGCGTCTAGCGCATCCTTCTCCAGACTGAAGAAATTGCGTACGGAGACGGATGCGTCGGCGGCCGTCCCCGCCGTGGAGCTGGACTGGCTTGTGATCACTCAACTCACCGCACAGGTGTACCGCTACCTTCCGCACCCGTACGGTTCCCAGATGCCGCCACCCTTGTTTGATGGCGCCGGGCCGGCGGACGCCGTGAACTCCCCTCTTGTGATGCGCAGCTATGTTCGCGGCATGAAATGCTATGTGGCGCagcgtgctgcggcgctggtgcaccTCGCGAAGGCGAGGGCACCTCCGAATACGCCAAATTTGCCCATCACCTCGGGAGGCACGGAGTCTGTGCCGCTCCGCTCCCTATTGGCGTCTACGCTCCGCGATGTGATCGTGCGCACCCCTCTTGTCGAGCTGCAGTCGATTCATGGTCTTCGTTCGTTGATTGAGAATGACGACCCCAGCGCTGCGTCTTCGCAgatgatggcggcggtggaccTGCCGCTGGACGACCTGCTACGAGCGCTCgagctggtgctgctggaggggGCTAGTGACGAGCGGTTCTGCCCCGTGCCCGCGACCACTGACGGCGATTGGGAGCAGGATGAagggcgtgcgcgcgcgcagcagcaacttTGCGTCGCTGAGCAGACGCTGCACTGCTTCATCGCGCGCCGCGTGTACGGCTCTGCCAAagtgcgcggctgcggcccTTCGCCGGTGCTGATTCAGCACCGTcctcccacctcctcgtcagAGGAGCCGGAGGGGTACTGCATCTACGACGATGTGCAGCGCTACGCTGTCGAGCACCACGAAGATGACGCGCAGTTGAAGCTGAACAAGTTTATCGGGTGCCACATCTGCAAGGTGCGATACAACCGCCTCCACCCGTACTACTACAGCATGTGCCACCTCTGCGGCGAGTACAACTACAACAAGCGCCTCATGGCGCGGGATTTGCGCGGCAAGACGGTGCTCCTCACGGGCTGCCGCATCAAGATCGGGTATGCCATGGCGCTCTCGCTGCTTCGCTGCGGTGCCACAGTGCTCGGCACCACCCGCTTCATTCACGAGGCAGTAGCGCGCTTTCAGCAGGAGATCGACTACGACGTTTGGAAAGACCGCCTGCACCTCTTCTCGCTCGATCTGCGTGACATGTGGGTTGTCACGCAGTTCTGCGCGTTTGTGCGGCAGAGATACAAGAAGCTGTTTGCCATCATCAACAACGCGGCGCAGACCATCGCGCGGACACCGCAGTACACGGAGCACCTCCGCAACATTGAGCTGAACCCGCCAGCCACCCTGCAAGCCAGCATCCAAGACGACGAATGCGCGGCTGAGTGGCACAATTTTTtccgccaccacaccaccGTGACGGTGGGGCAGCCGCTGTCTATCGAGTACCACCCGAGCATGCAGCCCTTCCTCGACACAAGCCAGGCGGCTTGCCACGACGATGCAAGCGAAGAGATTCACAGCAAGAGCGCAGTGGCGTTGCACGTGACGGGCGACCGCACCCTCATCTTTGACCGCTACGACACGcaagcggaggagagcgaccACCGTGAGAAGAACTCGTGGGTGATGAACCTCGCTGAGATACagggcagcgaggcggccgaaGTGATGGCCATCAacgccctctcccctttcaTTCTCAATGGGCGTCTCAAGGTGTGCCTGACAGACCGCGAAGGCGACGCCGTGCCGGGCGAGCCGCGCTTCATCATCAACGTCTCGGCGATGGAGGGGCAGTTCTACCGGTTCAAGCAGAcgacgcacccgcacacgaACATGGCCAAGGCGGCGCTGAACATGATGACGCGCACGAGCGCCGACGACTACGCAGCGGAGGGAATCTACATGAACTCGGTAGACACCGGCTGGATTACGGATGAGTCGCCGAAGCTGAAGAAGGATCGACGGGCAGAGCAGTTTATGCTATGCCCGCTGGACGAGGTagatgcggcggcgcggtgTCTGGATCTCATCTTCACAAACAGCCGCGTGTACGGCATGTTTTACAAGGACTTCAAGGTGATTGCGTGGTGA
- a CDS encoding 40S ribosomal protein S14, producing MSKKQEVKAYGPNVKKGDLVYGVVHIFASFNDTFVHVTDTSGRETYVKVTGGMKVKADRDESSPYAAMMAAQDVVARCKECGINALHVKMRAVGGVRTKSPGPGAQAALRALARAGMKIGRIEDVTPIPTDSTRRKGSRRGRRL from the coding sequence ATGTCCAAGAAGCAGGAGGTAAAGGCGTACGGCCCGAACGTGAAGAAGGGCGACCTCGTTTACGGCGTCGTGCACATCTTCGCATCCTTCAATGACACGTTTGTGCACGTGACGGACACGTCCGGCCGCGAAACGTACGTGAAGGTTACCGGCGGTATGAAGGTGAAGGCCGATCGCGATGAGTCTTCCCCCTACGCTGCGATGATGGCCGCCCAGGACGTTGTGGCGCGCTGCAAGGAGTGCGGAATCAACGCCCTGCATGTCAAGATGCGCGCCGTTGGTGGTGTGCGCACCAAGTCGCCGGGCCCTGGCGCCCAGGCCGCCCTCCGCGCGCTCGCCCGCGCTGGGATGAAGATTGGCCGCATCGAGGATGTCACCCCGATCCCGACCGACTCCACCCGCCGCAAGGGCTCCCGCCGTGGTCGCCGCCTGTAA
- a CDS encoding putative ribosomal protein S20, translating into MDYPKKNQAAPAEGQTVRLTITSRNAKAVESVTSQLLTRARDEKVTIHGPVRLPTRTLKITTRKTPCGNGTNTWDTFELKIYKRIIDLHAPTEQVKKITSFTMESGVDVSITILDR; encoded by the coding sequence ATGGACTACCCGAAGAAGAACCAGGCGGCGCCCGCGGAGGGCCAGACGGTGCGTCTGACGATCACGTCGCGCAACGCGAAGGCTGTGGAGTCTGTGacgtcgcagctgctgacgcgcgcgcgcgacgagAAGGTGACGATCCACGGTCCGGTGCGTCTGCCGACGCGCACGCTGAAGATCACGACCCGCAAGACGCCTTGCGGTAACGGTACGAACACGTGGGACACGTTCGAGCTGAAGATCTACAAGCGCATCATCGACCTTCACGCGCCGACGGAGCAGGTGAAGAAGATCACGAGCTTCACGATGGAGTCGGGCGTGGACGTGTCGATCACGATCCTGGACCGGTag